One Lentisphaerota bacterium genomic window, ACGGCGCAGCGATTCCGAGGATGGCGCCGAGGAGTGGATCGATCCGCGCCTGGACTTGGTCCGCCAACTCATCGAGTACAAGAAGTTCAAGGATGCGGCGGCCCAGTTGCAGGTTCGCGAAGCGCTTCAGAGCGAGATCTTCAGCTACGGCGGCGATGATCCGGCGAGTGAACAGGAAGACGGCGCGCAGATGTTGGCCGACATCGGCCTGTTCGATCTCCTGACCGCCTTTCAGGAGGTGCTGCTTCGGGTGCCGGCCGAACCGTTCGGGTATATCGAGCCGATCCTCTGGTCGGTGCCGGACAAGATGGAGGCGATCATCGCCCTGACTCGCCAGCGACGGGAGGTGGCGTTTTCACGGCTGTTCCGCCCGGAGTCGCTGCGGAGCGAGGTGATCGTCACCTTTCTGGCGCTGCTGGAACTCCTGCGGCTGCGCCAGATCGCGCTGCGCCAGCAGGCGGCCTTTCATGAAATCATCATCACCGGGGTTTCAGATGACGCGTCTGACGGCGCGTTGCCGCCGCCGGTGATCGGAGGTGGCGCGCATGTCGAATCCTGACACACCGGGCATGGCCCTGGCATCGAGCTTGCAGCAAGTTGTCGGCGCGTTGATCTTCGGCAGCAATCGGCCCCTCACCATCGAGTCGATCCGCGTCTGCCTGCAGGAGGTGGGCGCCCTCGATGATCAGACGCGCGTCTTTGCCGACGCCGCGCCACGCGATGTGCGCGACGCCGTCGAGGGGATTGCCAAAGATCTGGCGCGCCTCGGCCTGGGCATTGAACTGGTCGAACAGAGCGAGGGCTTCCGATTCCAAACACAGGCCTGTACGGGGCGTTGGCTGCGCCACATGCTCAAGGCCGACCGTCCGGGCCGCTTGTCGCGCCCGGCGCTCGAGACGCTGGCCATCATTGCCTACCGGCAGCCGATCGCCAAGTCTGAGATCGAGGCGGTCCGCGGCGTCGCCGTCGACCACATCATCAAGGCGCTGATGGAACTGCACCTCGTGCGCATCGTCGGCCGTAGCGACCTGCCCGGACGCCCCTTCCTGTACGGCACCACGGCTTCGTTTCTCGAACACTTCGGATTGAAGAACCTGGCGGATCTCAACGCGCTGGATCCCACCTTGCAGCGTTCACGGCCCGCTG contains:
- a CDS encoding chromosome segregation protein ScpA, whose protein sequence is MTLETLQQGEYKVELEVFEGPLDLLLYLIRRDELDIYDIPIERITTQYMEYLGVMRMLDLGIAGEFLVMAATLLMIKSRMLLPVEQRRSDSEDGAEEWIDPRLDLVRQLIEYKKFKDAAAQLQVREALQSEIFSYGGDDPASEQEDGAQMLADIGLFDLLTAFQEVLLRVPAEPFGYIEPILWSVPDKMEAIIALTRQRREVAFSRLFRPESLRSEVIVTFLALLELLRLRQIALRQQAAFHEIIITGVSDDASDGALPPPVIGGGAHVES
- the scpB gene encoding SMC-Scp complex subunit ScpB, yielding MSNPDTPGMALASSLQQVVGALIFGSNRPLTIESIRVCLQEVGALDDQTRVFADAAPRDVRDAVEGIAKDLARLGLGIELVEQSEGFRFQTQACTGRWLRHMLKADRPGRLSRPALETLAIIAYRQPIAKSEIEAVRGVAVDHIIKALMELHLVRIVGRSDLPGRPFLYGTTASFLEHFGLKNLADLNALDPTLQRSRPAERRAVHRKIQPDKPVGTPAAAPNTPDEQTGVTAANAPAEAAADDRDLQAAVREILGPRGDPGADAEPVFETPADAEQDGSAP